A genome region from Pseudomonas sp. S06B 330 includes the following:
- a CDS encoding Csu type fimbrial protein — MKGCTLAPLLGLILVDSSVAAEFMVEVKVQVQRGCVLIHTPRDAGAQALGVLDFGSTARLDAPAGPLTSQLLAQRPPRLECNPDTAYQVQVDGGQHGGIGEVRYLASSQPSAPPIPYRLYQDPAWRQPLPVNVAQHARVPESGSVALPLYARIDSLAQVPQVGRYSDLLKVTVTW, encoded by the coding sequence GTGAAGGGATGCACGCTGGCGCCGTTGCTCGGGCTGATCCTCGTTGACAGCTCAGTTGCCGCCGAATTCATGGTTGAAGTCAAAGTGCAGGTGCAGCGTGGCTGCGTCCTCATCCACACGCCACGAGATGCCGGCGCCCAAGCGCTGGGTGTCCTCGACTTTGGCAGCACGGCGCGCCTCGATGCCCCGGCCGGGCCGCTGACCAGCCAGTTACTTGCCCAGCGCCCGCCGCGCCTTGAGTGCAACCCCGACACTGCTTATCAGGTTCAGGTCGATGGTGGTCAGCACGGCGGCATCGGTGAGGTGCGTTACCTGGCCAGCAGCCAGCCATCAGCACCACCCATTCCCTACCGTTTGTATCAGGACCCTGCCTGGCGTCAGCCGTTACCGGTCAATGTCGCGCAGCACGCCCGGGTGCCTGAATCCGGTTCGGTAGCGCTGCCGTTGTACGCGCGTATTGACAGCCTAGCCCAGGTGCCACAGGTCGGTCGTTACTCGGATCTACTCAAAGTCACCGTCACCTGGTAG